tttttagtcaaaagaACTTTAATTGTGAAGGGATTGGCATTCGATATGGAATGTAAACAAGATCAACTCTGTACGGAACGCACCCGTTTCCCGCCGCAGTATTTTCACAGCTCAAACAAGGAGTTCACGACGCGCACGCGCGCTAATTTAATTTTGGCGATGAACTGCCGCAAACAACAAAAAGCGgtataaacaatacaaaatactCACCCGCTGCTCTAATCAGGCGACTGTCTGTCAGAACTGAAATTTCACAAGATACACAGATTTCCATTCAGAAACCAAAAGAATTCAGATTCATTAAGTAGTTTACGTTAAGCGAGCACAACTGGGATGAgtctgaatataaaaataatatttctcgTTTCGGATGTACTCACCTGATAGCTGTTACTTTTCTCAGCGATGGTGAGGATGAACCGATCACAGTCGTTTGTTGgcattaataaaatcatttttagacAACTGTTTGCTGAGTATAAATAAAGGTACATTCAACTAGTtcgattttctttttttatttggcaTATTAACATGATGTAACAAACTCGGGATTGATACAACTGCGTTTAATTTCTCAATACAAAAGATGagctattattaaatacaaaaacccTAAATCCAACATTAAATAAACACGTCCAAATAACTTAAAATGCAACATCCCTAAATAATTATGAGAAAACAGGAATGTATAAATGCAGAGTAACGATAGAAATAGACTTCATCTACTACTAATTCTGCATTTGCGCTGTAAACGACTAAAAGGTAAAGAATCAAGTTATACATACATGTTCAGTTAGTTATTATGTGGtactgtaaatgtttatttcctCAGTTTTCAAACGCAAGTCTGTTTAGTGGCCTCACTCATCTGGTCCTTCTTTTGAAAGACATTCCCATTGGACTGGGTTCTCCATGAAAGTTTTGCATGTTGCGCCAAACCCTTCTGCTTCAGTATCTGCTCCATCTGAAGAACAGAAAATCAGAAAAAGACATGAAATGATGATACTGTTGGCTTTTTCCACTGGAATTACAGTGCTAAGGAGTCCCAGCTGGTTCATTCAACTCAGATTTCTTTGTGATGACGTGCAAGAGACTCACATTCACTGAAATCTCATTCATCACTGCAGGATCATTTAGATTTTGACTTGATTTCACTTCCACTCTCATGATCTGTCTCTTCCTATCTGTGAGAAACACAGCAATGCTGAAAGACCAATGTATGGTTTCGACAAAATCAAAATAGTGTAAAATCTTGTACCAAGGACCAATGACAAATGACCATATTAGAAAAGAGCAAGAGAATTTGAACTAAATCTAAGCATTGATATGACAAAATGGTATTCCAGtgcaaaaaatgaaagtttaactCACCAAAATAACAAGCAAAGGGAACGTTGTCTACACAGTTGCGGTCAAACCAGTAGCCAACCTCAACATTAACACACAACTGACCATTCGGTTGACCAGATTGCCATTTTGTGAATGAGGAGCTGCTCTGATCTGACCAGACAAACACATCAGTAACTCTAGTCCGAGAGAGTCCAAGCCAAAACTTTGCCATTCCTCCAGTTTTCAGCAGCTCATCGTGATCCGCCTGGTTATCGGTGGTGGCGAGATCAGTGTAACGCTCTCTGCAGTACTTCTGTGCATTCGACCAGTTCATAAGTGTAGACACATAGACAAACTCATGATGCTGTGAGAATGTCACATACATGAGAGCtgataaaggaaaaaaatgcaattacttACAGGTTTCAGAGAACAAACCTGATTCAGCAGTTCAGaatattaaaagcattttatgaACTCCTTTCACTACTTAGATGAGAAAGTCATCTTAAATGAGAAACTAAAACGTTTACAAACAAACCTGCCAAAAGCAGCAAGAGAAAACTGTTACTTAAAATCAAATACCtatgagaaaaacaaacacttcaGCTTATTAAACTGCTGTGGTTTACAAAAGTACACAATCATAAACAGGCCAATCAGTAATTAATCAAACCCCAAACCACCATTCAAAATGACCAAAGAGGTTAAACTTACATCTAGAAAACGTCCAGCAGAATGATTTATATTTACGTGCTGTTTCCAGGATCCTGTTAGAttctcaaaatcaaaatattctaACGAGACTGAAACACAAAGAGCTTCTTCAAAGATGAACACATCTGAACAAATAAAGAGGATGATCATTTACCTGCAGCAGCTGACTGATTGATGGCGAGTGATTCAACATCTGTGCTCTTCTCATTATATTTGGTTTTTAGTCACGATACGTAATTGATCTCTTATGCAAAACCTGCTGTCCTTCTTAGATGCAAAATATTTTCGTATAAAGACAGACACTGATTTACATTTTGACTTTGTTACAGcgtgattcattcattcaaatggctTTGCAAAGCATGAAAATAGCCAGTAACTTCTAATAACACTCATATCTTAAAGCTCAACTATCAACATAGAGTTTTGTCTAACACTTCCTGCACGTGAAGGCTGAGTTGTGCCTCCATCATTTTGTCCTACAGTGTCTTGCATATTACAACAAATGAAGCGCAATTACATCACCCACTGGGAA
The sequence above is a segment of the Labeo rohita strain BAU-BD-2019 chromosome 7, IGBB_LRoh.1.0, whole genome shotgun sequence genome. Coding sequences within it:
- the LOC127167941 gene encoding C-type lectin BML-1, with product MYVTFSQHHEFVYVSTLMNWSNAQKYCRERYTDLATTDNQADHDELLKTGGMAKFWLGLSRTRVTDVFVWSDQSSSSFTKWQSGQPNGQLCVNVEVGYWFDRNCVDNVPFACYFDRKRQIMRVEVKSSQNLNDPAVMNEISVNMEQILKQKGLAQHAKLSWRTQSNGNVFQKKDQMSEATKQTCV